A window of the Brassica napus cultivar Da-Ae chromosome C5, Da-Ae, whole genome shotgun sequence genome harbors these coding sequences:
- the LOC125587221 gene encoding uncharacterized protein LOC125587221, with amino-acid sequence MVQVNSIMRDLRRTVQVMQLRVDPYKAGFKMDKLDFPQRLCTVGQEPFSSKIIAYYSDDRKLFPTLKEALELECKKKYELWSLVGVQPVRFSLHEIEEITGLNCEYVKNVENPLVKSRDDRLRLGYLAIYAGFIEAPRTSSPTRASLARLVMDLDAFEDYSWGRVVFKFLMESVKGVDLTKTYAIEGFVQVLQVWVYNFLPDFGAGFGRPIEGFPTPPLLAFLGGKGKRRLQENMLNQFYLLETRTNNFTVKDYSEMFPRWDGDLEDEKADNIVKAMFSSSWAWEQSYWPLVGTKLWTNVKVEIHPMKTKPGQMVRSKKAVSPYRTESEAESRKKARESPGLDTETMKAEIVRWLTGLTSNMVEGLSRCDNTLKTQSRMIEGLTAKMGAVEKIVREGWKEDLTKAGSSTDVPEANKSNGHKAKEDKAEESKAAETSPKPNIMTTRAKARDTQATVSERQRRLASTQHSPFDGNSMAKVVIPNQPKRGQGYYPFAGVDRQKLSVLLDWVKLDP; translated from the exons atggtgcaagtaaactCGATCATGCGTGATCTTCGTAGGACAgttcaggtgatgcagttacgCGTAGATCCTtataaggcag GTTTCAAAATGGATAAGCTTGATTTTCCACAGAGGTTGTGTACTGTAGGGCAAGAACCTTTTTCGAGTAAAATCATTGCCTACTACAGCGATGACAGAAAGCTCTTCCCTACTCTTAAAGAAGCACTCGAG CTTGAGTGCAAGAAAAAGTATGAGTTGTGGAGTCTCGTAGGTGTTCAACCAGTGAGGTTTTCTCTGCATGAAATTGAAGAGATAACTGGCCTGAACTGCGAGTATGTGAAGAATGTCGAGAATCCGTTGGTTAAG TCTCGAGATGATCGGCTGCGTTTAGGATATCTAGCCATCTACGCTGGCTTCATCGAAGCACCAAGAACCTCGTCACCCACACGGGCTAGCCTGGCTAGGTTAGTGATGGATCTAGATGCTTTTGAAGATTATTCATGGGGAAGAGTAGTGTTTAAATTCTTGATGGAGTCGGTGAAGGGTGTAGACTTGACAAAGACGTATGCCATTGAAGGCTTTGTTCAGGTTCTTCAAGTCTGGGTCTACAATTTTCTTCCTGATTTCGGAGCTGGGTTTGGTCGACCTATAGAAGGTTTTCCAACCCCACCTCTACTTGCCTTCTTAGGTGGCAAAGGCAAGAGAAGGCTCCAGGAGAATATGCTGAATCAG TTTTATCTTCTCGAGACTAGGACTAACAACTTTACTGTGAAGGATTACTCTGAAATGTTCCCTCGTTGGGATGGTGATCTGGAAGATGAGAAGGCTGATAACATAGTGAAGGCAATGTTTTCTTCAAGCTGGGCGTGGGAACAAAGTTACTGGCCTCTTGTCGGAACAAAACTGTGGACAAATGTGAAGGTGGAGATCCATCCTATGAAGACAAAACCTGGTCAGATGGTGCGAAGCAAGAAGGCAGTGTCCCCTTATCGCACAGAGTCTGAGGCAGAATCACGCAAGAAGGCTCGTGAGTCCCCTGGCCTGGATACGGAGACCATGAAAGCAGAAATAGTTCGTTGGCTAACTGGCCTGACTTCTAATATGGTTGAGGGGCTGAGCAGATGCGATAACACTCTGAAGACACAATCCCGCATGATTGAGGGCCTTACTGCGAAGATGGGAGCTGTTGAGAAGATTGTGCGTGAAGGTTGGAAGGAAGACCTGACCAAAGCTGGTTCATCTACTGATGTACCTGAGGCAAACAAATCTAATGGACACAAAGCTAAGGAGGACAAAGCTGAAGAAAGCAAAGCTGCGGAAACATCTCCCAAACCCAACATAATGACAACAAGAGCCAAAGCTAGAGACACCCAAGCCACTGTG AGTGAGAGGCAACGTAGGCTTGCTTCTACTCAGCACTCTCCTTTTGATGGAAACAGCATGGCAAAGGTTGTCATACCTAACCAGCCGAAGCGAGGCCAGGGATATTACCCATTTGCCGGTGTTGATCGCCAAAAGCTCTCTGTTCTTCTTGATTGGGTGAAACTTGACCCGTAA
- the LOC125587222 gene encoding uncharacterized protein LOC125587222: protein MAQEDYGLDKKIEKVVLTYSLPDVILQKMAPDTPPMHVTNDRQDEDSNAADDVQATVDDVQATADVDVDVDDGVNYSDYGKVKDEDSDEDANETLYDGHKAQCSGGEGRLLSLNDNIYVGQSFPSKAELVSKLKSVAVKYRVGIKDGLTPKHIKDAMRNMFGMKLDYNTSCRALLCAQELVRGTTKDGYENLPSYLRQIEISNPGTVTCLEKDGENRFKNLFLSFGASIAGFTYLRRVIVVDGTHLCGKYEGVMLVAAAQDDNFQIFPLAFAIVDAENDDSWEWFFTQLRRCVSDQYDLVIVSDRHGSIKKACEKVFPWARRGICYYHLQQMIVQKFKGNHMLYLVKGAAYAHTLFDFNRYMDEIWNINPNLTTYLENAYILLWSQVHFQGDKYNIKTSNIAESINFTLKPAKGFPISFLLEFIREKLGRWFFKRREDALSLTSHHSRGVENLLAIRKEYAYMMNVERIDGWRFFVRGGHRDCVVDL, encoded by the exons ATGGCACAAGAAGATTATGGTCTGGACAAGAAAATCGAGAAGGTGGTGCTAACATATTCCTTACCAGACGTCATTTTACAGAAAATGGCTCCGGATACTCCTCCTATGCATGTCACGAATGATAGACAA GATGAAGATAGTAATGCTGCTGATGATGTTCAAGCAACTGTTGATGATGTTCAAGCAACTGCTGATGTTGATGTTGATGTTGACGATGGTGTAAACTACAGTGATTACGGGAAAGTAAAAGATGAGGATTCTGACGAGGATGCAAATGAAACGCTTTATGATGGTCATAAAGCACAGTGCTCTGGTGGTGAAGGAAGATTGTTGTCCTTAAATGACAATATATATGTCGGTCAGAGTTTTCCTAGTAAGGCTGAGCTTGTTTCAAAGCTGAAGTCGGTGGCTGTGAAAT ATCGGGTTGGGATTAAAGATGGGCTTACACCGAAGCATATCAAAGACGcgatgaggaacatgtttgggaTGAAGCTAGATTACAACACTTCGTGTAGAGCTTTGTTATGTGCGCAAGAGTTGGTGAGAGGAACAACAAAAGATGGATATGAGAATCTGCCTTCTTATTTGCGTCAGATCGAGATATCGAATCCGGGAACTGTCACATGTCTTGAGAAAGATGGTGAAAACAGATTTAAGAATCTAttcctctcttttggagcttcgaTAGCTGGTTTTACCTATCTTAGGAGGGttattgtggtggatgggactcaTCTATGTGGAAAGTATGAAGGAGTTATGCTAGTTGCGGCTGCCCAAGACGacaattttcagatttttccaTTGGCTTTTGCGATTGTGGATGCGGAGAATGATGATTCGTGGGAATGGTTTTTTACCCAATTGCGGAGATGTGTTTCAGATCAGTATGATTTGGTGATAGTTTCTGACAGGCACGGTTCCATTAAGAAGGCGTGTGAGAAGGTTTTCCCTTGGGCAAGGCGAGGAATATGCTATTATCATCTACAACAGATGATAGTCCAAAAGTTCAAGGGAAATCACATGTTGTACTTGGTCAAAGGCGCTGCTTATGCACATACGCTTTTCGATTTTAACCGCTACATGGATGAGATATGGAATATAAACCCCAACCTTACAACATATTTGGAGAATGCTTACATCTTGTTATGGTCACAAGTTCACTTTCAAGGTGATAAATACAACATAAAGACTAGCAACATCGCAGAATCTATCAACTTCACACTTAAGCCAGCCAAAGGATTTCCAATCTCATTCCTTCTAGAATTTATACGCGAGAAGCTAGGAAGGTGGTtctttaaaaggagagaagatgctttgagtctcacttCACATCATAGTCGGGGAGTTGAAAACTTGTTGGCTATTCGTAAAGAGTATGCATATATGATGAATGTGGAGCGTATTGATGGTTGGCGATTTTTTGTGAGAGGAGGACATCGAGATTGTGTTGTTGACTTGTAA